One window from the genome of Candidatus Didemnitutus sp. encodes:
- a CDS encoding heavy metal response regulator transcription factor — MRALIVEDEPKAAAFLQRGLEENGFSTTHASRGDEGLTLAQTEAFDIIILDVGLPVLNGFGLLAALRETGREVPVLCLTARDSVGDRVKGLELGADDYLVKPFSFAELLARVRKLVRRRSTTVVTRLTVADLELDLPRMRATRDGQRLDLSPKEFQLLSLLAQRQGEVVSRSTIANEVWDMNFESDTNVVEVAIRRLRKKIDDDFPSKLLHTVRGVGYVIDPHRP; from the coding sequence GTGCGAGCGTTGATCGTCGAGGACGAGCCCAAGGCGGCCGCGTTTCTCCAGCGTGGTCTGGAGGAGAACGGGTTTTCCACGACCCACGCCAGCCGCGGCGACGAAGGACTCACCCTCGCGCAGACCGAAGCATTCGACATCATCATCCTCGATGTCGGCCTTCCCGTCCTGAATGGCTTCGGACTCCTGGCTGCCTTGCGCGAAACCGGCCGAGAGGTGCCCGTGCTCTGCCTCACGGCCCGCGACTCCGTCGGCGACCGCGTGAAGGGCCTCGAGCTGGGGGCCGACGACTACCTGGTGAAGCCCTTCTCGTTCGCCGAGTTGTTGGCTCGCGTTCGCAAACTCGTGCGCCGCCGGTCGACCACGGTGGTCACCCGCCTGACCGTCGCCGACCTCGAACTCGATCTCCCGCGGATGCGGGCCACGCGCGACGGCCAGCGACTGGACCTTTCCCCCAAAGAGTTCCAGCTCCTCAGCCTGCTCGCCCAACGTCAGGGAGAGGTCGTCTCGCGCTCCACCATCGCCAACGAGGTCTGGGACATGAACTTCGAAAGCGACACCAACGTGGTGGAAGTGGCGATCCGCCGCCTGCGCAAGAAAATCGACGATGATTTCCCGAGCAAACTCCTCCACACCGTGCGCGGCGTGGGCTACGTGATCGACCCGCACCGGCCGTGA
- a CDS encoding heavy metal sensor histidine kinase, which produces MSRPPARHPWSMTARLIALQMLVVALLVGGASLALYNTVRRHLDVDTRSQLENQRVVLSRWLTDALARGPLGANDRTHLAPLLASLSDLHVRVLDRAGRPMIDTAADSHVSLPDFPAAGQPLAEARNAEGTRFVLSTSLIAGSAPDGPTVLQIASNDDDDDALLAHIRQRMLLVFVLMVAASGLLAALVARGIFRPVARLTRTVAEVQPSRLHTRIATNGWPAELTALARELDDMLVRLDDSFRRLARFSADLSHELRTPINNLRGEAEVALRLPRSDSEYRRVLESSLEECGRLARLIDTLLFVARADHPAHTLVLRPLDAAEICRSVAEFFEPLASERSVTLLVRGAGRVQGDSELLRRAVANLVDNAVKHAPDGGHVDLTVRAGPDGTTEIEVRDDGGGILETELPHVFDRFYRGRTHAPSQRGFGLGLPIVRSIMELHRGTATIASVPQAGTTATLRFPLPPPAT; this is translated from the coding sequence GTGAGCCGCCCGCCCGCCCGCCACCCTTGGTCGATGACGGCGCGCTTGATCGCGCTCCAGATGTTGGTCGTCGCCCTGCTCGTCGGCGGAGCCTCCCTCGCACTCTACAACACGGTCCGCCGCCATCTCGATGTCGACACCCGCTCGCAGCTCGAGAACCAGCGGGTCGTGCTTAGCCGCTGGCTCACCGACGCCTTGGCCCGCGGACCACTCGGCGCGAACGACCGCACCCACCTCGCCCCGCTCCTCGCCTCGCTCTCCGACCTGCACGTGCGCGTGCTCGACCGCGCGGGCCGCCCTATGATCGACACCGCGGCCGACTCACACGTGAGCCTGCCGGACTTCCCGGCCGCCGGGCAACCGCTCGCCGAGGCGCGCAACGCAGAAGGCACCCGCTTCGTCCTCTCGACGTCCTTGATCGCCGGAAGTGCGCCCGATGGCCCGACCGTGCTGCAGATCGCCTCCAACGACGACGACGACGATGCGCTCCTCGCGCACATCCGGCAGCGCATGCTGCTGGTCTTCGTGCTCATGGTGGCCGCCTCCGGCCTGCTCGCGGCGCTCGTCGCCCGCGGGATTTTCCGTCCCGTGGCACGGCTCACGCGGACCGTCGCCGAAGTCCAGCCTTCCCGCCTGCACACCCGCATCGCCACCAACGGCTGGCCGGCGGAGCTGACCGCCCTCGCCCGCGAGCTCGACGACATGTTGGTGCGGCTCGACGACTCGTTCCGCCGCCTCGCCCGCTTCTCCGCCGACCTCTCGCACGAACTCCGGACGCCGATCAACAACCTCCGCGGCGAGGCCGAGGTCGCGCTTCGGTTGCCCCGCAGCGACAGCGAATACCGCCGCGTCCTCGAATCGAGCCTCGAGGAATGCGGACGCCTCGCCCGCTTGATCGACACCCTGCTCTTCGTCGCCCGCGCCGACCACCCGGCCCACACGCTCGTCCTCCGCCCCCTCGACGCCGCGGAGATCTGCCGCTCCGTCGCCGAATTCTTCGAGCCGCTGGCCAGCGAGCGCTCCGTGACGCTCCTCGTGCGCGGCGCCGGGCGCGTGCAGGGTGACAGCGAACTGCTGCGCCGCGCCGTCGCCAATCTCGTCGACAACGCCGTGAAACACGCCCCCGACGGCGGGCACGTCGACCTCACTGTGCGGGCCGGTCCGGACGGCACCACCGAGATCGAGGTGCGGGACGACGGCGGCGGCATCCTCGAGACCGAGCTGCCTCACGTCTTTGACCGATTCTATCGCGGGCGCACGCACGCCCCTTCGCAACGCGGCTTCGGCCTGGGACTCCCCATCGTCCGCTCGATCATGGAGCTGCACCGCGGCACCGCCACGATCGCGAGCGTGCCCCAGGCCGGGACGACGGCGACCCTGCGTTTTCCCCTTCCGCCGCCCGCGACCTGA
- a CDS encoding sigma-70 family RNA polymerase sigma factor, which yields MADETFDLAGCLERVRVRDQAAARELVEHLYPLVIRIVRSHLPRRVAEEDLAQDVFLKMFTRLAQYQGNVPFTHWVSRIAVTTCIDQLRAQKRRPEFRWADLSENEAEVLDNVLSDTTAETPSDSMAARELVGKLLDQLSPADRTVIQMLDLEQKSVAEISALTGWGQSMIKVRAFRARRKLQKLFQELRTQEKS from the coding sequence ATGGCTGACGAAACGTTCGATTTGGCTGGTTGCCTCGAGCGCGTGCGCGTGCGCGACCAGGCGGCGGCGCGTGAGCTCGTCGAGCACCTTTACCCGTTGGTCATCCGCATCGTCCGCTCGCACCTCCCGCGCCGCGTGGCCGAGGAGGATCTCGCGCAGGATGTCTTCCTGAAAATGTTCACCCGCCTCGCACAGTATCAGGGCAACGTGCCGTTCACCCACTGGGTGTCGCGCATCGCCGTGACCACGTGCATCGACCAGCTCCGCGCGCAGAAACGCCGCCCGGAGTTCCGCTGGGCCGATCTGTCGGAGAATGAAGCCGAAGTGCTCGACAACGTCCTCAGCGACACGACCGCCGAGACGCCGAGCGACTCGATGGCGGCGCGCGAACTCGTGGGCAAGCTCCTCGACCAGCTTTCTCCCGCCGACCGCACCGTTATCCAGATGCTGGATTTGGAGCAGAAGTCGGTCGCCGAGATCTCGGCCCTGACCGGCTGGGGCCAGTCGATGATCAAGGTCCGCGCCTTCCGCGCACGTCGGAAGTTGCAGAAACTCTTTCAAGAACTCAGAACACAGGAGAAGTCATGA
- the dnaX gene encoding DNA polymerase III subunit gamma/tau: MSGAYQVIARKWRPQTFDDVVGQEHVVRTLKNAIARQRIAHAYLFVGPRGTGKTSTARIFAKALNVTNGPKADFDPEDPIAKSIAEGSCLDVIEIDGASNNGVEQVRELRDTVRYAPAQGKFKVYIIDEVHMLSAAAFNALLKTLEEPPEHVKFIFATTDVQKVLPTIISRCQRFDLKPIPTELIVQRLKKIAGAEKIKVSDEALHSIARMADGGMRDAQSIFDQMISFCGTEIGEADVLDVYGLVSAATIADLGSALAAGDHKKIVRIVDECDENGRDLYRMLVDLQAHLRTALLDAIAKGGSSEALGTPMSTEQLTRLLDALREGEGGVKHGLSEKINFEVALLKAVEASRARAIDSLIKEIATLAESLPDDPVKKND, from the coding sequence ATGTCCGGCGCCTACCAAGTCATCGCCCGCAAGTGGCGGCCCCAAACCTTCGACGACGTCGTCGGCCAGGAGCACGTCGTCCGGACGCTGAAGAACGCCATCGCCCGCCAACGCATCGCGCATGCGTATCTGTTCGTCGGCCCGCGCGGCACTGGCAAGACGAGCACGGCGCGTATTTTCGCCAAGGCCCTCAACGTCACCAACGGCCCGAAAGCCGATTTCGATCCCGAAGATCCGATCGCGAAATCCATCGCCGAGGGATCGTGTCTCGACGTGATCGAGATCGACGGTGCCTCGAACAACGGCGTCGAGCAGGTCCGCGAGCTGCGCGACACCGTCCGCTACGCGCCGGCGCAAGGGAAGTTCAAGGTCTACATCATCGACGAAGTGCACATGCTCTCGGCCGCGGCGTTCAACGCCCTGCTCAAGACCCTCGAAGAGCCGCCGGAGCACGTGAAATTCATCTTCGCCACGACCGATGTGCAAAAGGTGCTCCCGACGATCATCTCGCGTTGCCAGCGCTTCGACCTGAAGCCGATCCCGACCGAGCTCATCGTCCAGCGCCTCAAAAAAATCGCCGGCGCCGAGAAGATCAAAGTCAGCGACGAAGCGCTGCACAGCATCGCCCGCATGGCCGACGGCGGCATGCGCGACGCGCAGTCGATCTTCGATCAGATGATTTCGTTCTGCGGCACGGAAATCGGCGAAGCCGACGTGCTCGACGTCTACGGTCTCGTTTCCGCCGCGACGATCGCCGACCTCGGCAGCGCGCTCGCGGCGGGCGACCACAAGAAGATCGTGCGCATCGTCGACGAGTGCGACGAGAACGGCCGCGATCTTTACCGCATGCTCGTCGACTTGCAGGCGCACCTGCGCACGGCGCTGCTCGATGCGATCGCGAAGGGCGGCTCGAGCGAGGCGCTCGGCACGCCGATGTCGACGGAGCAGCTCACGCGCTTGCTCGACGCGCTCCGCGAAGGCGAGGGTGGCGTGAAGCACGGCCTGTCCGAGAAGATCAATTTCGAAGTCGCGCTCCTCAAGGCCGTCGAGGCCAGCCGCGCGCGCGCCATCGACAGTCTGATCAAGGAAATCGCCACGCTCGCCGAGAGCCTGCCGGACGACCCGGTAAAAAAAAACGACTGA
- a CDS encoding DegT/DnrJ/EryC1/StrS family aminotransferase produces the protein MGAVLLRPRAPPTFRHHGTPARATLVVLRARAGPRIFSLDRLALAGAAPCLAAELAPPPRTRRNRFPPRVGGLRPPVFQRLAVEARALHPAGRAAAGDPGRRRPRRAGRDRSPGRHPADLRRLRRRPRPGTAVPRPPTRTSREARARRAAAHLRRDPLRPAARGRGGNVVPPPPAAHSLGPAPDAPHHRRLRRDARARRARPSPLVDPRPRAYRPAGGHHRRPRRALPRIFPRLHLLRPTSCRRGQRRRRTRARPRPGRGPQRTLPRRSGIRAALARTGPALRRGPPGSRRGVALAPRRRRLRPRPLARPRALHQPPRAVTAPALPFLPLTRPTLDEETIAGVADVLRSGWITSGPQVKAFEARLSERFGGRPVRAFNSGTATLEVALRLAGVGPGHDVITTPLSWVATSNVILAVGANPVFVDIDPATRNLDLDRIPAALTARTRALLPVDLAGLPVDRDRLYGLARRHGLRVIEDAAQSLGSSWRGVPVGSVGDLVSFSFHPNKNATAIEGGALVLNTDAEARLAEQYRLQGVVRSGFDGMEVEVLGGKFNLTDVAARVGLGQLARLDAFNARRRELARRYFDCLDRADLAALGLGLPVAEFTQGNWHMFQVLLPGDRLNASRAAIMQELHAAGIGTGVHYPPIHLFKLYRARGWRPGDFPHAERAGRDLLTLPLFPAMTDADVERVAATLATVLLAHRR, from the coding sequence ATGGGCGCAGTTCTACTTCGTCCACGAGCACCTCCAACGTTTCGCCACCACGGCACACCAGCGCGCGCAACCTTGGTGGTTCTTCGTGCCCGTGCTGGTCCTCGGATTTTTTCCCTGGACCGGCTTGCTCTGGCCGGCGCTGCGCCATGCCTGGCCGCAGAGCTGGCGCCTCCGCCGCGAACGCGCCGAAACCGGTTTCCTCCTCGTGTGGGCGGGCTTCGTCCTCCTGTTTTTCAGCGTCTCGCAGTCGAAGCTCGTGCCCTACATCCTGCCGGCCGTGCCGCCGCTGGCGATCCTGGGAGGCGTCGCCCTCGCCGCGCGGGACGCGACCGCAGCCCGGGTCGTCACCCTGCGGACCTTCGTCGTCTTCGCCGCCGTCCTCGGCCTGGCACTGCTGTTCCTCGTCCTCCAACCCGCACGTCTCGCGAAGCTCGAGCACGGCGCGCCGCTGCGCACCTTCGCCGCGACCCTCTCCGCCCTGCTGCTCGCGGGCGCGGCGGCAACGTGGTTCCGCCTCCGCCAGCAGCACACAGCCTCGGCCCTGCGCCTGATGCTCCTCACCACCGCCGGCTTCGGCGCGACGCTCGTGCTCGCCGCGCCCGCCCTAGCCCGCTCGTCGACCCGCGACCTCGCGCGTATCGTCCTGCAGGAGGTCACCACCGGCGACCGCGTCGTGCATTACCGCGAATTTTTCCACGACTTCACCTTCTACGCCCGACGTCCTGTCGACGTGGTCAACGGCGCCGGCGAACTCGAGCTCGCCCTCGACCCGGCCGCGGCCCGCAGCGGACGCTTCCTCGACGAAGCGGAATTCGCGCGGCTCTGGCGCGGACCGGGCCAGCTCTACGTCGTGGCCCGCCAGGATCACGCCGAGGAGTGGCTCTCGCGCCCCGGCGTCGGCGGCTACGTCCTCGCCCGCTCGCACGGCCACGTGCTCTTCACCAACCACCCCGCGCCGTGACCGCCCCCGCCCTTCCGTTCCTGCCGCTGACGCGGCCCACGCTCGACGAGGAGACGATCGCGGGCGTCGCCGACGTGCTGCGCTCCGGTTGGATCACCTCCGGTCCGCAGGTGAAGGCCTTCGAAGCCCGCCTGTCGGAGCGGTTCGGCGGACGCCCGGTGCGTGCCTTCAACTCCGGCACCGCCACGCTCGAGGTCGCGCTACGCCTCGCCGGCGTCGGTCCCGGACACGATGTCATCACGACCCCGCTCTCCTGGGTCGCCACCAGCAACGTCATCCTCGCGGTCGGCGCCAATCCGGTGTTCGTGGACATCGATCCGGCCACCCGCAACCTCGACCTCGACCGCATCCCGGCCGCGCTCACGGCGCGCACGCGCGCCCTGCTGCCGGTGGACCTCGCCGGGCTCCCCGTCGATCGCGACCGCCTCTACGGCCTCGCCCGCCGGCACGGCCTGCGCGTGATCGAGGACGCCGCCCAGTCGCTCGGCAGCAGCTGGCGGGGCGTGCCGGTCGGCAGCGTCGGCGACCTCGTCTCGTTCAGTTTTCATCCCAACAAGAACGCCACCGCGATCGAGGGCGGAGCCCTCGTCCTCAACACCGACGCCGAAGCCCGCCTCGCCGAGCAATACCGCCTCCAGGGCGTCGTGCGCAGCGGCTTCGACGGGATGGAAGTCGAGGTGCTCGGCGGGAAGTTCAACCTCACCGACGTCGCCGCGCGCGTGGGCCTCGGCCAGCTCGCACGCCTCGACGCCTTCAACGCCCGCCGCCGCGAGCTCGCGCGCCGCTATTTCGACTGCCTCGACCGCGCCGATCTCGCCGCACTCGGGCTCGGCCTGCCGGTCGCCGAGTTCACCCAAGGCAACTGGCACATGTTCCAGGTTCTGCTGCCCGGCGACCGCCTGAATGCGTCGCGCGCCGCGATCATGCAGGAACTCCACGCGGCCGGCATCGGCACCGGCGTCCACTATCCGCCGATCCACCTGTTCAAGCTCTACCGCGCCCGCGGCTGGCGCCCAGGCGACTTCCCCCACGCCGAGCGCGCGGGGCGCGACCTGCTCACCCTGCCGCTCTTCCCGGCCATGACCGACGCCGACGTCGAACGCGTCGCCGCCACGCTCGCCACCGTCCTCCTCGCCCACCGCCGATGA